From the genome of Paralichthys olivaceus isolate ysfri-2021 chromosome 4, ASM2471397v2, whole genome shotgun sequence:
TTCATTCGCTCTGAAACATCAGACAGAGCAAAGAAATCTGGTGTGAATGACGATGGCACTGTATGAtcacaaataataaatcaacAGAGTAATTCACACTCACCTCCGCTTGCATGGACAAGGTAGAGCGCGAAATCATCGGGGCTGTTTTCAATTTTAAACTTGTTGAGGAGGACTCGCAGCACCTGAGGTGTCCTCATGCAGCTGTTGATGCGAACGTTGGTCACTGAGCCAAAAGCAGGAGTAAACACTGCCGTCTGCAGAGAGgacaaaacaataacatgaatGATTAATGAGCATTAATTCATGTACAGATACAGACGTGCATGAGTCGTAAAAAGCCAAATCAATCAGTGTTTTCCTTCTTATGTGTTAATTATACCCTCATTTAACAGCTGTAAGCAGCACATTAACATTTCAATGAATGATGACACGCTATCATGCATTTGTTCGGAAATCTAAGTGTTTGGAAATAACCACAACTCCTCCTGTGGCCACTCTTAAGTGGAGACTGGTGTATAATCAGATAATGATactttacatcatgttttaatgGGAGAAGATGGAATCACACCTTCTTCCAACAGCTTCTTATTAACTGTTTATATTCTGCTAATATACGCTACACTGGGGCACACCATCACCTTATGGTTGTAGAAGTGTCCGTTGATGGAGAAGCGATGGCGTCGTATCTTCCTCTGGTCGCTCGGTGACCGTCGCTGGCCCCGTCTCAAGACTCCGGCATCACTCTTTGTTCGTAGGAGCTGAGCGGAgctctcactctcctctgtcCAATCAACAATCATTACATTAGATCATCAGTTATTATTCAGTGTCCCCTCAGGATGTGGACTCTAAATTAAGGACGTCACATCAATGAAGGTTCCTTCCACTGTTTCTgtcatatttgtgtttgcaaTCTTAAAAATAGCTGTTACActtcaatatttatatttatacactgAAATAAATCATGGTGAAACTATGAAAGTTAATACCATATGTACAGTAGTGAACAAAATGTGTATTTCTATTGCTGTGATAAGGACAGCATGGTGGTATTTTGTCTTAACATCCAACTGAAGAGAActttacagcaaaacaaactCTGGTCAAACTAAAAATAAGGTTTTATTCCTCGCTCACGAGAAATTGCCATTTTGGAAATGATCGGTCACGGTGTGCTTATATAAACAGTGGAGAGTTAATTAGGGATGTGGCGCACAGTGTTTTAAAGCTGAGTTAATTTGATCTCATTGAACCTAATCCAACGTTTCCTTTTTTGTCTTAACAACTGATGagacaacagaaataaaacaagtgaaacGCCCTTGACCAAGAACTGAGGTATGATGTGAACAAAATGTGTATTTCTATTGCTGTGATAAGGACAGCATGGTGGTATTTTGTCTTAACATCCAACTGAAGAGAActttacagcaaaacaaactCTGGTCAAACTAAAAATAAGGTTTTATTCCTCGCTCACGAGAAATTGCCATTTTGGAAATGATCGGTCACGGTGTGCTTATATAAACAGTGGAGAGTTAATTAGGGATGTGGCGCACAGTGTTTTAAAGCTGAGTTAATTTGATCTCATTGAACCTAATCCAACGTTTCCTTTTTTGTCTTAACAACTGATGagacaacagaaataaaacaagtgaaacGCCCTTGACCAAGAACTGAGGTATGATGTGATTACAGCCATTGGAGCACGATACAACATGTTACTATATTTACGTTATACCGTCAGTAAAGCCACTCACCGTCTGTCTCCTGTTCCATCTCACCGTTGTCCTCTGGTTGGCTGTTGGGTGGCGTCACTTCCACTGTGGGCGGGTTCTGCTCTGTCGACTGTTGACCGTCTGTGCTGTTGGGGGAACTATAATCAGGAaacaagagagagcagagaagtgAGGGACGGAGAGACAagctgtgaaagaaaaagagcacAACTGTGACGATGCAGCTGAAAATATTGTGTCGAGAATGTTGATGCTTTTACAAAATCACCTTCTTGTAACTTCAGCTTGTTGGAGTTGCTGCACTGTGTTTGAAATATGATTACATATGATTTAAATCTGACCTGTTAGTTGATGATAAGTACATTTTTTTTGCCCGTTTCTTCGAAAGGCTgttcttcaacattttcattgatttctcagagagaaATTCATTGATCATATCATAtttagtggactgatatttggtgcagatccaaataaaatcaggATCTAGTAAGTTTGACTTTCATTAGGGGATTGTTGGGTGATGGCGGAGGAATGCATtctactgagagccattctagtttttaagCATTCAGTCATTTACCTAtttcataaaatgttaaaatgttattttgtcaATTTCCTATAAGTCATCGTTTCCCATTAGAAAAACTAGACATAATCTATATCTGCCCTCATTGACCTACAACGTCTCACCATTTCCGGTCAGTGATGTGTAACTGAATCTGTTCAGGCCTCTTACCCTTGACTGTCCAGATTACACCCAGAATGCCAGGATGTAGAGGAGGGGGGCGGTCGGATTCGCTCGTGGTCATCCTGCATCTGAAGCCTGATTGGTCGACGCAGGCCCCAAAAGATGTTCAGCAGGCCCTCGACaatcagctcctcctcttcctgatgGGAAAGAGGAGAGGTGCTGGGAtcaatgcacacatgcacagacacacacacacgcacagacacacacacaaacacacactcacttctcTGTGTCGGAGCTGTAGATTTTGTCCTTCATAGTAGAGATTGTACGTCTTCAGGTGGGAGAGGATGGTTGCCCTGGAGACAGAGATGCTGAATCACTGAGGAGGAAATGCTGTTTGAAGTAGCTCGCTGCTGATTTGgtaacattaaacattaaactcaCAGAAGCTTATGAGTTGTCACAATCTGATCTCACTAAAAAAACTGTGTTATAATGTTATCACTTACCACCTATATGCAACCCGGGTCTGATTTTCAAACAACCTTGTGTTTTGCCGACTCGTTAATGTTGGATACTGGAGCAAACTGGAGCAAACTGGTACCGGTTGTTTTATATTGGCTTGCAGGCCTATTGTTCTCAGGGGAGCAGAACAGAAACCTCAGTGGCTCCCTCATGGAGTTTCTTTCtaatctttattcaagagcgaGTTCTTCTATTCTGAGGGCATTATctttacatttcacattcagactTAAAGccctctctgttctcctcttcaGTACCGTTTGTCTGCACTCAGATATACTGTCGCCGCTCTttaaatatcctgtgctctcaGTTTTTACTCGGTCTCAGCCTGCTTGAAACTTCTGCTCTCAGATTCCTGCTCTCgctctttaaatgttttgtgaatCGGTCAAGTTGAGGAACTGCAGGAGTTGTGGGGCTCTACCTCATGTTGGAGCCCCGGGAAATTAGTTCCAGTGACTTATACCTCTGCAAATATTAGTATTTCTACTACAATCGATGAATCAGTCaattaataaatgtatgtttgcTTGAAGGATCTTCCTTACACAATATTGTATTAAAACATAGATTCGATTTATATTTTAAGATGTGTATACAAATGTGAGATGTGTTCATGTGACGAACAGTCTGGTGTTCAGTCCTTACTTGCTGATGAACTTGTTCTCTCCAATCTGGACCCCGTCCTGTGTCTCATTCATTTTCAGTGAGCATGAGgagctgagagacaaagacgcGACACAGAGAGTTAATCATTTTCATCCATCTGATTCAGTCTCATGACTCCTCATGACCAGCAGCGAGCACAGACTCGGAGAGAGCAACAGGGAGGGGAGAAAAAGGActgcaggaagaagaggaggaggaggaggaggaggtaaagctccagacagcaaaacaaaaacagcggCAGATCATATCTACTTTCCTGTCAACTATTTCCTTCACGATGAAGACAGCTGATATTAACCACCGCTATGTCTCTGGGACACAATCCCAACATTTGTGGTGTGATGGATTCAGACGGCTGCTGTCCTCACTCTCCtacaatataatacatttagtctcaattcttttctttctgtctctgtcacacaaaaacacccggaaacacaaaatacacacacatgcagctgttATCAATGGCACActgccacccccccccctttgccaagtgtgcgtatgtgtgtgtgtgtgtgtgtgtgtgtgtttgtgtgtgtgtgtgtgtgtgtgtgtgtgtgtgtgtgtgtgtgtgtgtgtgtgtgtgtgtgtgtgtgtggaagccTCCTGAAAGAGATCCAGGACACACAGGCCACCTGCTGCACCAAATCATTTCTGCTTCTTAAACATGTATGATCACGCTACTGGAAGTACACGCTTTAAATTAATCTGACATATTTGCATAAACACAATCGGTAGATAACAGTCGCTGACATTAATACaatgtatgttgtttttttgtatttgttgctttcacacacaaacacatacaacagTTAATaattgacaataaaaataacatataATTATAATGGGCCATGTTTGAAGGCAGATTGTGCATTTTCAGACTCTTTATAGAGTGTGGTTAATACACCACTTTAGTCCAGAGGGAAATATCTCATTAACGATCTGATGCATTGATATTTAATGTTGTACATATACACATGGTCTTCTAGTGATTTCCTGACTTATTGTCTAGCACTGCGATGAGGTCGACCTTTTTAATTTTTAGACAGGCGCAGTAGTTGGCCTCACATAAATTCAGCCCTGGGTTTGAACCCTGATTGGACCGAGGCCTTTCGATGAAGAGTTTGCATGTCCTCCGTGTCTGTGTTGGGTTTTCTGCAGCCactctgcttcctcccacacGTGAATGTGAGTTTAAACAGTTGTTTATCTCTAAATAGTTGTTTCTGAGCCGTCAGCGGTGTCCTCCACCTTTCCCTCAATCCTAATAGGTCTGATGATCCTCTGCGAACATGATGTTCATATTTGTCAAATGTCTAAAGCTGCAACTACAACTTATTTTCATTATAGACTCATTCTTTCCCTACGGTGACAAAATCAAGTGGCAGACTTCAGAAACTCGTCCAAGTTGTAATTCATCATCAGGAACACGACgtctgcattcatttttcagCATTAAATCATTTCCACCGCAGAAGTTGAATTGCCTCCTCACAGTAATTAACCCTGAGCTCAACATCAGTATCTACTCTTTACTCCTTGTCTTGGATTAGACAAGTCATTCATATTGTATGGAAATAAACAGAGGAGGAAATCAACTGTTGAACAGTGGACATTTCTAAAAACAGAAAGTCATGTGGTTTGTGGTTGTGGCCTCAAACATGTAACACAGTCAGCGTGTCTACAACAACTGACAACACACCGGTAACTGTCTGTAGCAAGAGTACGAGGGATCTTACCGTAGTGAAGACTGGGTTGTGTTGAGTCACAGAGAGATGGAGCTGgagatgtggagagagagagaaaaccagGATCAGACAGTATCCTCAGTGGTTGTTAACCTGGTGTTGATTTCAAGCGTCTACCAGGCCCTTTCTTTAAGTTTGACGGCGAACAGACGAGGAAGTGGCGGGGGCGTTTAAAGGAAGTGCTCCCCTTCCGTTAAATCGCTTCCTCATTtactcagtcagtcacacaggaAGCTGACAATCGTCCTTGCACGGCCCAAAACTTCCTCAATTCAAGAAACGCAGATGAGTTATCATGCGCCCGCAGAGGGTTTACATACACGAGCACGTGTGGAGGATCTGAtaagacccacacacacagtcgtctTGGAAACATATCATACGCATAACTCACAGCTGAGTCTATAACAAAGATGCTGATAAATAACCAAAGGCTGTCAATCTCTGAAACAAAGTGTGCTCAGTTATTgtgaaacaaattaaatattaaacgCCAATCAGCCCAGCCCCCTGCAAGGCTCTATTAATATTTCAGCAACTATTTTAGGTCTGTAAAGCGCTCAACAGTCACCATTGACCTACACAAAGGAAATCATTAGCCTTTAATACTGTGGTCATGGTCAAGGGCAGCCACGCTCATGGTCTCATTAACAGGTGATGCCAGCGGGGGTGTGACTCGGACATTTTGATCGCCTGTGTTGTATCTTTCTCATGAAGCAACCAAATTATCTGACGAACAAAAGGGTTTggtacatttgtatttttgacTTTATCCAGATCAAGACCTCAGAGTTTTCAAACCACAGGAGACTTTTCACTCCAATGTTGATGTTGTGATATGATTCTAGATGTTTCTGgggtttgtgtttattgtaaCGCTGAGACAAAGCCTCATATTTCCCCGACTGTAAAGGCTACGTGACAAAATTACTTTTTCAATACTTCTTCTTAAAGTATATGTTTgaaaatatatgatatatataatatatgatgattaaagaaagaaaatgtatcaaatgtacacacactcacaaataatccatgaattattccctgggaaaatagTGAAAACGTCAAAGCTGCCCAATCTCACAATATttaggaaaataagaaaaagttcCTGGATCAGCCAATTCATGGaaatccagtagtttttgcataatcctgctgagaaacaaacaaacccaacgGACAGGGAAACAAAATTAGGAATCTAATGATGCAAAGTGTTGATACTCTTAAGCTGCAACCAGTTATTATTTCCATCATCAACAAATCTATAGATTTCTTTATGAATCTCTAACATTtgtgaaacaaaatgtgaatgttAGGCCAAAGAATTTGTATATACCTTGATATTCTGAAACCAGTGATGGCTGTTGTCTGTTACAATCACAAAGACTCGATGATCTGTATACGACATTAATCTGTCCTGGATTTGAGCCGTCAGCAGAATCTAAAGGACGCCAGACAGATCCACAGACTCCCCTGTGCCTCATTACAAGATCAGCCAATCATCAGCCTCCATCTTTCCCTCTATCTCTGCGTCTTTATTCGGCTTTATCTGCTCCGTTCTTTAGTAACCACAGTGACTCGGTTTATTCGCGGCGGTCCAATCTTTCTGATCAGTGAATTCTTTCCTGGCTGCTGTCCGCCTGTTCTTCTCTTTTAGcgttctcctccgtctcctcctacACCCTTGTGAGGCCATCCACCAACATGCTATTAAAACTCCACAACTTCCTGACTttacccccaccccctccactctctctctctctttttcagtgacacacatgcacgcttGTGTTCTGCCCCCCCCGTCCCGTTTGCCTGTGAACCTCCTCTGTTAATGTCTTTGCCGGAGACGGATGATGAatagctcctctcctcctcctgttcacATTCAaaccctccaccaccacctcggCTCTAGCCTCCGCACCACCACTGCCGTCTCACTATTGTCACCATTGTCATAGCAACCCCAAAAACATCTGAGGATCAGCAACTATCCCACAGCCAAAAAtacttcatgtgtgtttgtctctcctGCTCCTACTCGGGTTGTCAAATATGACGCCAGGCTCGATCTGCATCTAAATATGGCTTCCATGTTCTCCAGATCCAGCCGGAGCTGTTCCTGCAGctgatctgtgtttttgttcccaTAAGAATTTCATCACTCAagcaaaactgtaaaaaaaaaaaatccaaagatTGCAGCTTTTTAAAACGTTTTGGTTTTCTTAACTGAATATCTTAAGGTTTGGGACTGATCCTGTCACAATGGGCTCTATTTAGGCTACCTGTCATTTTAAAAGACCAAACCATCAACTGAGAATATGATTAGTTTATCAACCAATATGACAAAGAACTAGAATGGCCTTCtgtgtgaaaccacatttaaaatcactaaatgcaggtttttatttggatctgcgcCAAATTCCTGGACTCGCCCCtcgatctggatccacaccgaTATTAAAtagttcttctctgacccataacacatcctcccaccaagttttgtgaaaatccgTCTGGTGGGTTTTTCATAACAAACAGACGAACGCAGGTGAAAACCTTGTTGGCAGTTAGTTAAGTTAGTGGTCGGCCTAGTTGACTAGATGTTATTAGTGATCAGTTAAAGCTAGTTCATAGGGTTCACTTATGGAAAACAAATGCAACCCAGTACAACAGCTGTCTAATAAATCAAAATGGCTAAAAGAGGAGCTCAATAAATTTGACAGGGACCTGGACAAAGGGGCGAATGAAGGATTTTTtatccactttctttaacatgtgaGATGGAgacgtgcccccccccccaacatttTCACCTATTTACCAATTATTCATGGATTTAAATCAACAAAATCTGACATATTGAGGTTATTTGTTGCAGCTTGGTTGAGGTTAAGGGACGTGTTGGGCCTtgagaggagattatgttttcattggcgttggtttgtttatttcttagcAAGATTACGTTaaaactactgaacggattAATACtgaacttggtggaaagatctGATGTGGGTCAAGACAGAAGTTATAAATGTTTTGATATggatccagatccagatccaggaAGTGGATTtctaaatgaatgaaatcagacatgttaagAGAACTGGTGTGTTCACTTAAAGGttgagccttggcagaggtatgagctctGTTTTTGAGAAGTGCTGCTCTTTCTGGATAATGGAGCTTGTGGTGCTGTTGaatggttttatttgtattgatttGTCAGATGGATGAAATGATAACAGAGTAGAATTCACCTATTCTGcaggacatttttaaataaatctgaaacaTTACAACCTCCATAAACATGGGTTTTATAGAACTACAGTACTTGCAGCTGAGTGGATCTAATTACAGGCCACAACGTTGTGCATTGACTTCTTGTGAGAGGGTCTGTCCTCCTGTCTGAATGTGAACTGAGCCACTGCTCCTTATGTAACGTGTTTTactaaaacacagcaacacaccgTCGGTTACTGTGTCAGTTACACACCAGCTCATGCTCTGCTCAGGATTCAGCTGGATCCTCACATGAAGTGATGTGGAGCATGTCTATTACATGTATGTCAACTGCCCACACATGTATGTGATGGCTAACATTCAGATGAGTCCGTGTAGAAACGATCCGTGGGTTTTTGTTGTCAGGACGTTTTAAAGTCTAAATTGGTTTCAGCAGTGAGGATATGAAACTACACCCAGTCCACGCCATCACGATCACACGTACTTAGCTGCATCGACGCTCCGCTCGGATTCCTGCCGACTTTCGGGGCTCCTCTCGGGGCTTCACTGAACCCAGGGACGCGGGCTCTGCGGTTCTTCTCCTCGGTGTCTCGCCTCGTCCTCCCCGGTCCTTCGCATCTACTCCTCCGGTCACATGAACTCCTCTTCTCCGCTTCTCTCCGGTGGAAACAATCGCACGGGCGCGTGTTCGTCTCCTCGCGAGCTGAGAATCGGGGAGGAGAGCGCGAGAGGAACATCTGTTGTCGCGCGTGAGCTCGACGCACGGCGGCGTCgcgggaggggaggggagaggggggggctGGAGGGGGGTTGGTGGCagagagccaatcagagagcgACCCTGACGCCCCTTTGTTcacactgaatgaaaacatgacaacaaTAGAAGAGCCGGTGAATACTACGACTCTAGTACtaatacacacactaacaatcTACGACTCTAGTACtaatacacacactaacagactACGACTCTAGTACtaatacacacactaacagactACGACTCTAGTACtaatacacacactaacaatcTACGACTCTAGTACtaatacacacactaacaatcTACGACTCTAGTACtaatacacacactaacaatcTACAACTCTAGTACtaatacacacactaacaatcTACGACTCTAGTACtaatacacacactaacaatcTACGGCTCTAGTACtaatacacacactaacaatcTACGACTCTAGTACTAATACACTAACAATCTACAACTCTAGTACtaatacacacactaacaatTTACGACTCTAGTACtaatacacacactaacaatcTATGACTCTAGTACtaatacacacactaacaatcTATGAGTCTAGTACtaatacacacactaacaatcTATGAGTCTAGTACtaatacacacactaacaatcTATGAGTCTAGTACTAATACACTATGACACTATAAATAGTTCGACACTGCTTTGACCttctcagaaaataaatatatttctgtaGAGGAAACTTTTTTTGTCGGCAAAGTCTTAATATTTACGTCGCGATCATCGAAAGATCCtgtctgggaaaaaaaataacgGGTACTAGAGCGTTTCATACTTAACTGAGAGACGTATAagacatttttcctttttccttcatTCACCgtggtttaaaaacaaaactatcaCCAACAGGGTCATCAAACAATAAAGACAATAGACTGCATTCATTCTGTAACACCTTATTAAATAGTTTtaggaacaaagagaaaaacattttcttgctACAATTAGTTTACACAATTTAGTTTAGCAAACTTTACTccattaaatatacatttctttttgttgtttttacatctaTTTAAAGTTTGCCAGCTCGGTCTATAATATGTACTGGTAATGTGTTAACATGGACAACGGGCAATGTTagagtaaaaaaatacaatatgaaAAGGTCCTAACAAACAAACTTAACAATTCCCCCAAACCACAGAATTCAAATAAGATCAAAATGCATTTActctttaaataaacaatacaacaaaatgGTGCGCTTTCCAGCATGATTCAAGATTAAAAGTTATGATTTGTTTCTTACAAATATTTacttgtaaaaacacaaaaattatgtataaaagaacaaaaacattgaaaaagagaaaacacttgACACAATAGTATATTCTTTATGTAGCATCCCCTTCAAAATAAGAGGGACTGATGTCTTTGTGTTACACACCTTATGACCACCTTCTCAAGAGCCATCTGTTGGTGGCCTCTCTGTGAGTCAAGCTTGAAAAGCATCGAGGAGTAGTGTCATGTGAAATCCAAGGTGTCTTGACTGTAACTGAACTATTTCTGTAATGACTGAGAGAAAGGAATTTGCTTGTGTATAAAATTTGAAAAGAAGACAGAATGTAACATAACCGGAGAGTTAAATCAAGAGGAAGTTGTGTTGAGGCACAAAATCATCCAACGTTCATCTTGGTATTGAAAAATAAGGCAGGTTCACACAGCTGCCAAAGACCAACAGGCTCTTAATAAGATGGCCAGCCGGTGTCTTCTCCTACATCCAGAAACGACAGTAAGAACTCCCAGGGACAAAACCAGGTACACTAAACATGAGGTCACTAGAGATGtttaacaagtgtgtgtgtgtgtgtgtgtgtgtgtgtgatgttggtGAGACAAATAAGTGCTAGTTACACAAACATGATGGGGAAACAATGTCACGTGTTGTCCATGCGCTAATGTGTGCATGTCACATACAAGAGAATTGATAACAGGTCCGTCAGACCGCTGAGACCACCGTCCGCCCACCCCCTCACTGAGAGACAGATGCAGGATGTGGTGGTGGCTCTCCGTCCTCTATGTGATCCTCACCCCCCCTTGAACAAGGTGAAACAGCCTGGGCAAGGGTTTCAAACACACCAGCTGCAGTGGTTACGTCTTATCTACAGCGGTGGTGCTGCCAGCCAACACGTACGTGAGGATGATGAGGCTTTAGATGAACAGGTTCCACACACATTAATGGTCAGGAACTAGCCAAGCCTTCTTTTAAGACTTCATCAGCTTTTATGTTTCTCTGGGATTTGGTCACATCACTGATGTCAGTCTACCCAGAATGATAACACGTGTGGGGACAATGACATTTGAACAAATTCATATTAAAATCTGTGACCGTAATAGGAATTTTAGCTGCGGTAGCTctgtaaacattttcatctgACTTTATTGCAACTGCATTCTGATAAGGATGGCTGAAAATTGTGCTCACAATAATATTTAGTCAGGGTTCTCATGTTATCATTCCAGGCAGACATTAGACCTTAGCGagatcacaaaaacacagccCGCTGGGAAACATGcaatctgtttctttctttccactAAACTTTGCTTAGTGATCAAATCCTGAGAGtaacagaaagagagacgggGTCTTAAATGTGGCTAAAGCTAACGATGCTATCAGAGACTGAGGCCCTAAATGTTCAGAACAAAACAGTTAAGTCCTCAGgtcacccaaaaaaaaaagttcacacTGACAATGAATGTGGATAAGCACATAACAGGGTTTGAGCTCAGTGAGAATGAGTCAGTCTGACCCCGATCATCTTGGCACCATTACGTGTGCAAACAGTACGTGTAGGTAAAAAGGCCCTGACTCTGAAATTTGAATAAATCATCCAGTTCCACATTTTTAAGTGCATCTCTCTTTATATTAACAATGTGATAGAAATGGAATGAAATGGAAGCAGCGTACTTTTTTAGTTTACAGTAGAGACTGACTTTAGGAAAGGTGGTTGTCCTTAGGTGAGTTTCTCAAAGCACCAACTGCAGCTGAGGGAGGAGCAGTACGACATCATCAAACCtacttttccttttgttttttaaaacag
Proteins encoded in this window:
- the rassf2b gene encoding ras association domain-containing protein 2b; this translates as MNETQDGVQIGENKFISKATILSHLKTYNLYYEGQNLQLRHREEEEELIVEGLLNIFWGLRRPIRLQMQDDHERIRPPPSSTSWHSGCNLDSQGSPNSTDGQQSTEQNPPTVEVTPPNSQPEDNGEMEQETDEESESSAQLLRTKSDAGVLRRGQRRSPSDQRKIRRHRFSINGHFYNHKTAVFTPAFGSVTNVRINSCMRTPQVLRVLLNKFKIENSPDDFALYLVHASGERMKLKRSDYPLVLRVMQGPCEQVCKVFLMEEDLVEEVTYDVAQYIKFEMPVLQSFIIKLKEEEDREVQKLRRRYYYLRCIIEKQLRCPPEGATCL